In Haliaeetus albicilla chromosome 2, bHalAlb1.1, whole genome shotgun sequence, a single genomic region encodes these proteins:
- the JCAD gene encoding junctional cadherin 5-associated protein isoform X1 has protein sequence MFSVEDLLISHGYKLSKNPPVSYENRYDGYRHEIAGNRSAQRTLNGFEAESRAGAYSKKPLVKTNSSSTESSHGSQGRQAGPGYHHDLQGLSTFHTSEGGVYDRPQLAWSSQPKTDKDLAYWRRRGQDFSVLLGYSQKAGVEMKGLAAAPGAPRHPKESQLKGGTGAGYSRRSGLQESCKVPSDCTWQSLGMESWNQPKKVGKQMSEGDREKLLQELYSLTLGDSVLSTHNKGKSQSLPRVISPESMRCVEMPSLTNSNNSLSVTKTPSYPPNRLSVEPAKHHETGGHFLPLVKPKYGRPLKPPSYELQRQTRAPAETMGFQNHHHKDEPVSYLAKVNEPRQDACIQDSGLEPPVYVPPPSYKSPPHQNVTPHPLNEVPNTDTYASSDQQSPAERVVPCQRPAVNTFEAGGDPCKDNHLPHGKQSHARRPADYLCSVQYIPFDDPRIRHIKIAPPEGLQDSAKYTENACSPSSGALQERDLEVQYNSAFLDASNLSKSAKGERTSDSSTHSNRWLAPSIRDQENCALPDQRDSCSTTNHSPRNEASAEYTKGKLSVRNSHMDSTCETVTKVKKFEPGTGMQSKKSSKKKMNETIFCLVSIPVKSESNLPDTDRNNNITQSPDKNGFDNNGALQEQSLLSMSSTDLELQALTGSMTNKNELQKQELWRPEEFKQMNDLRFIQPTKHRELKYSGSWPGDQYKDQQTQTSFTEEPKSPQFLHGTKPGQPNSNKLLSPKLLGCTASMTGSKQTGLPSDERSCKQSAYGMKGQMYLSQSSNSAFSRTATSVLQAPSLKAHQSQPMPLQERETGLLSKVDVVKGEAGAPCNSKELFGQFLLKPVSRRPWDAISELESFNKELQGQEESTSSEEDLESAAASPQAGALTQRRVSRNEKSNQEPKHGGKSATVVPEVPVFKSGRVKSKSESWSVGTEHGGEPGCIGSQGSSQPGGSSEGVGPADGSLITEMRTGEAKSRTSKQPVPVGPLNRVLSGSPSSSCHSNPFNNPVLQEMSEDQNYLDFVKLSKGATPTNDKVLERSSVVRLSLTKRNHRRSEPDLRSVGLDVAPGPGANNSDHSSNANAVEIPVNESLQARAARILGIDIAVESLLPDDHVGPQPGTRPANSAQDFKSSVGTTVSDKEGKKEGSYEGRRKCGWTESALFVGGQALYPDECQTTHQEASTKTLVTEQVLEQPASPSQGEDQNLICKSAVYQHSEKRVRNTSKVIETLQGKLTSPPSRTAMDRLVRMKEVDSVSRMRRLSIKSADSGEEVDEEKLLRVQEEKGSKLASSGAVSKRVISLSENGYLGGMDKKKIDRDFSLGKTLLWWIQMSTASLCNGHDRFAYAHIMLLK, from the exons ATGTTCAGTGTTGAGGACCTCCTGATTTCTCATGGATACAAATTGTCAAAAAATCCCCCTGTTTCATATGAGAACAGGTATGATGGATACCGGCATGAAATCGCGGGGAACAGATCTGCTCAGAGAACGCTGAATGGGTTTGAGGCAGAATCGAGAGCTGGGGCTTACAGCAAGAAACCTCTGGTGAAAACCAACTCGAGCAGCACTGAGAGCAGCCATGGGAGCCAAGGGAGGCAAGCTGGTCCTGGTTATCACCATGACCTTCAGGGTTTGTCCACTTTTCATACTTCAGAAGGGGG GGTTTATGACAGGCCTCAATTAGCATGGTCTTCCCAGCCCAAGACTGATAAAGATCTTGCCTACTGGAGAAGACGAGGACAGGACTTCAGTGTGCTCCTAGGCTACTCCCAGAAAGCCGGTGTGGAAATGAAAGGCCTGGCTgcagccccgggggcaccccGGCACCCCAAGGAGAGTCAGCTGAAGGGGGGGACGGGCGCAGGGTACAGCAGAAGAAGCGGCTTGCAGGAGAGCTGCAAAGTGCCCAGCGACTGCACATGGCAAAGTCTGGGAATGGAAAGCTGGAACCAGCCGAAAAAGGTGGGGAAGCAAATGTCTGAGGGTGACAGGGAGAAGCTGCTTCAAGAGCTGTATTCGCTGACCCTGGGAGACAGCGTACTGAGCACCCACAACAAGGGGAAATCGCAGTCGTTGCCGAGGGTCATTTCACCCGAGAGCATGAGGTGCGTGGAAATGCCCTCCCTGACCAACAGTAACAACTCACTCAGCGTAACTAAAACCCCCTCCTATCCCCCAAACAGGCTGAGCGTGGAACCAGCCAAGCACCACGAAACGGGAGGCCATTTCCTTCCCCTGGTGAAACCCAAGTATGGGAGACCTCTCAAGCCTCCATCCTACGAACTGCAGCGGCAGACCAGGGCACCTGCGGAAACCATGGGTTTCCAGAACCACCACCACAAAGATGAACCCGTCTCCTACTTAGCCAAAGTTAATGAGCCAAGGCAAGATGCTTGCATTCAAGACTCTGGTTTGGAGCCCCCGGTCTACGTCCCTCCTCCTTCTTACAAATCCCCACCTCACCAAAATGTGACCCCACATCCCCTCAATGAAGTGCCTAACACCGACACCTACGCCAGCAGCGATCAGCAGAGTCCTGCAGAGCGGGTTGTCCCCTGCCAACGACCAGCCGTGAATACTTTTGAAGCAGGGGGTGACCCTTGCAAAGACAACCATCTTCCTCACGGGAAGCAAAGCCATGCAAGGCGCCCTGCTGACTACCTGTGTTCTGTTCAGTATATTCCCTTTGATGACCCTCGGATACGACATATTAAAATTGCACCACCGGAAGGTCTGCAGGACAGCGCTAAATACACTGAAAATGCATGTAGTCCCAGTTCTGGTGCTTTGCAAGAGAGAGATCTTGAAGTACAGTACAACAGTGCCTTTTTGGATGCATCAAACTTGTCCAAATCTGCAAAGGGAGAAAGAACTTCCGACAGCTCCACCCATAGCAACAGATGGTTGGCACCATCCATCCGAGATCAGGAAAACTGTGCCTTGCCGGACCAAAGAGACAGTTGTAGCACAACTAATCACAGCCCCCGTAATGAAGCCAGCGCAGAGTACACAAAAGGCAAACTTTCTGTAAGAAATTCACATATGGACAGCACCTGTGAGACTGTTacaaaagtgaaaaagtttGAACCTGGAACTGGGATGCAGAGCAAAAagagttcaaagaaaaaaatgaatgaaactaTATTTTGTTTGGTCTCTATCCCAGTTAAATCAGAATCCAATCTGCCAGATACAGATAGGAACAACAACATAACCCAGAGCCCTGATAAGAATGGGTTTGATAACAATGGGGCTTTGCAAGAACAAAGTCTCTTAAGTATGTCTTCAACGGACTTGGAGTTACAAGCACTTACAGGAAGCATGACCAATAAAAATGAGTTACAAAAACAAGAGCTGTGGAGACCAGAGGAGTTCAAACAAATGAATGACCTCAGATTTATTCAGCCTACAAAACACAGAGAGCTCAAATACTCTGGCTCCTGGCCAGGTGATCAGTACAAAGACCAACAGACACAGACGAGTTTCACCGAAGAACCTAAAAGCCCACAATTTTTACATGGTACAAAGCCTGGGCAGCCCAATAGTAACAAACTGCTGTCTCCAAAGCTTCTAGGATGTACAGCATCCATGACAGGGTCAAAACAGACAGGGTTACCTTCTGATGAGAGAAGCTGCAAACAGAGCGCTTACGGTATGAAGGGTCAGATGTACCTCAGCCAGTCTAGCAACAGTGCGTTTTCCAGGACTGCCACCTCAGTCCTTCAGGCCCCCTCCCTAAAAGCCCACCAGAGCCAGCCCATGCCCCTCCAGGAGAGGGAAACTGGCCTTCTTTCCAAGGTGGATGTAGTTAAAGGAGAAGCAGGCGCTCCCTGCAACAGTAAAGAGCTGTTTGGGCAGTTCCTGTTGAAGCCTGTAAGTCGCCGTCCCTGGGACGCAATAAGTGAGCTGGAAAGTTTTAACAAGGAGCTgcaagggcaggaggagagcacAAGCAGTGAAGAAGATTTGGAAAGTGCTGCGGCTTCTCCGCAGGCAGGTGCCCTTACGCAGAGGAGGGTGTCCAGAAATGAGAAGTCAAACCAGGAGCCAAAACATGGTGGGAAATCGGCAACGGTTGTGCCGGAGGTGCCTGTATTTAAGTCAGGAAGAGTTAAAAGTAAGTCTGAAAGTTGGAGTGTGGGGACAGAGCATGGTGGTGAGCCAGGCTGCATTGGCTCTCAAGGCTCCTCGCAGCCAGGAGGGAGCAGTGAAGGAGTCGGGCCAGCAGATGGAAGTCTGATAACAGAAATGAGGACAGGGGAAGCCAAGAGCAGAACAAGCAAGCAGCCAGTTCCTGTGGGCCCTCTTAACAGAGTTTTGTCCGGTAGCCCAAGCAGTTCATGTCACAGTAATCCTTTCAATAACCCTGTCTTGCAGGAGATGAGTGAAGACCAAAATTACCTAGACTTTGTTAAACTGAGCAAAGGTGCAACTCCCACAAATGATAAGGTATTAGAGAGAAGCTCGGTAGTACGCTTGTCACTAACAAAGAGGAACCACAGGCGCTCTGAGCCGGATTTGAGGTCAGTGGGACTTGATGTAGCCCCAGGACCTGGTGCTAACAATTCTGATCACTCTTCAAATGCAAATGCAGTGGAAATCCCTGTGAATGAGTCATTGCAGGCAAGAGCTGCAAGAATTTTAGGTATAGATATAGCAGTAGAGTCTCTCCTTCCAGATGACCACGTTGGGCCCCAGCCAGGCACTCGCCCTGCAAACAGTGCCCAGGACTTCAAGTCATCAGTGGGGACCACAGTAAGtgacaaagaaggaaaaaaagagggttcTTATGAAGGCAGACGAAAGTGTGGCTGGACAGAGAGTGCTCTCTTTGTGGGAGGCCAAGCTTTATATCCTGATGAATGCCAGACCACTCACCAGGAAGCCAGCACTAAAACACTGGTAACTGAGCAAGTTCTTGAACAACCTGCGAGTCCCAGCCAAGGTGAGGACCAAAACCTCATTTGCAAGTCAGCTGTGTATCAGCATTCAGAAAAGAGAGTCAGAAACACATCAAAGGTGATAGAGACACTCCAAGGCAAGCTCACTTCTCCACCTAGCCGGACTGCCATGGATCGCTTAGTGCGAATGAAAGAAGTTGACTCTGTGTCCCGGATGAGACGTCTGAGCATTAAGAGCGCAGACTCGGGAGAGGAGGTGGATGAGGAGAAGCTGTTGAGGGtacaggaggagaaaggaagcaaaCTGGCAAGCTCAGGGGCTGTTTCCAAGCGTGTTATCTCTCTCAGTGAAAATGGATATTTAGGTGGAATGGACAAGAAGAAGATCgacagagatttttctttagGTAAGACCCTGTTATGGTGGATCCAAATGAGTACTGCTTCCTTATGTAATGGCCATGATCGGTTTGCTTATGCCCACATAATGCTGCTCAAATAG
- the JCAD gene encoding junctional cadherin 5-associated protein isoform X4, with the protein MKGLAAAPGAPRHPKESQLKGGTGAGYSRRSGLQESCKVPSDCTWQSLGMESWNQPKKVGKQMSEGDREKLLQELYSLTLGDSVLSTHNKGKSQSLPRVISPESMRCVEMPSLTNSNNSLSVTKTPSYPPNRLSVEPAKHHETGGHFLPLVKPKYGRPLKPPSYELQRQTRAPAETMGFQNHHHKDEPVSYLAKVNEPRQDACIQDSGLEPPVYVPPPSYKSPPHQNVTPHPLNEVPNTDTYASSDQQSPAERVVPCQRPAVNTFEAGGDPCKDNHLPHGKQSHARRPADYLCSVQYIPFDDPRIRHIKIAPPEGLQDSAKYTENACSPSSGALQERDLEVQYNSAFLDASNLSKSAKGERTSDSSTHSNRWLAPSIRDQENCALPDQRDSCSTTNHSPRNEASAEYTKGKLSVRNSHMDSTCETVTKVKKFEPGTGMQSKKSSKKKMNETIFCLVSIPVKSESNLPDTDRNNNITQSPDKNGFDNNGALQEQSLLSMSSTDLELQALTGSMTNKNELQKQELWRPEEFKQMNDLRFIQPTKHRELKYSGSWPGDQYKDQQTQTSFTEEPKSPQFLHGTKPGQPNSNKLLSPKLLGCTASMTGSKQTGLPSDERSCKQSAYGMKGQMYLSQSSNSAFSRTATSVLQAPSLKAHQSQPMPLQERETGLLSKVDVVKGEAGAPCNSKELFGQFLLKPVSRRPWDAISELESFNKELQGQEESTSSEEDLESAAASPQAGALTQRRVSRNEKSNQEPKHGGKSATVVPEVPVFKSGRVKSKSESWSVGTEHGGEPGCIGSQGSSQPGGSSEGVGPADGSLITEMRTGEAKSRTSKQPVPVGPLNRVLSGSPSSSCHSNPFNNPVLQEMSEDQNYLDFVKLSKGATPTNDKVLERSSVVRLSLTKRNHRRSEPDLRSVGLDVAPGPGANNSDHSSNANAVEIPVNESLQARAARILGIDIAVESLLPDDHVGPQPGTRPANSAQDFKSSVGTTVSDKEGKKEGSYEGRRKCGWTESALFVGGQALYPDECQTTHQEASTKTLVTEQVLEQPASPSQGEDQNLICKSAVYQHSEKRVRNTSKVIETLQGKLTSPPSRTAMDRLVRMKEVDSVSRMRRLSIKSADSGEEVDEEKLLRVQEEKGSKLASSGAVSKRVISLSENGYLGGMDKKKIDRDFSLDTYDPTKVEKV; encoded by the exons ATGAAAGGCCTGGCTgcagccccgggggcaccccGGCACCCCAAGGAGAGTCAGCTGAAGGGGGGGACGGGCGCAGGGTACAGCAGAAGAAGCGGCTTGCAGGAGAGCTGCAAAGTGCCCAGCGACTGCACATGGCAAAGTCTGGGAATGGAAAGCTGGAACCAGCCGAAAAAGGTGGGGAAGCAAATGTCTGAGGGTGACAGGGAGAAGCTGCTTCAAGAGCTGTATTCGCTGACCCTGGGAGACAGCGTACTGAGCACCCACAACAAGGGGAAATCGCAGTCGTTGCCGAGGGTCATTTCACCCGAGAGCATGAGGTGCGTGGAAATGCCCTCCCTGACCAACAGTAACAACTCACTCAGCGTAACTAAAACCCCCTCCTATCCCCCAAACAGGCTGAGCGTGGAACCAGCCAAGCACCACGAAACGGGAGGCCATTTCCTTCCCCTGGTGAAACCCAAGTATGGGAGACCTCTCAAGCCTCCATCCTACGAACTGCAGCGGCAGACCAGGGCACCTGCGGAAACCATGGGTTTCCAGAACCACCACCACAAAGATGAACCCGTCTCCTACTTAGCCAAAGTTAATGAGCCAAGGCAAGATGCTTGCATTCAAGACTCTGGTTTGGAGCCCCCGGTCTACGTCCCTCCTCCTTCTTACAAATCCCCACCTCACCAAAATGTGACCCCACATCCCCTCAATGAAGTGCCTAACACCGACACCTACGCCAGCAGCGATCAGCAGAGTCCTGCAGAGCGGGTTGTCCCCTGCCAACGACCAGCCGTGAATACTTTTGAAGCAGGGGGTGACCCTTGCAAAGACAACCATCTTCCTCACGGGAAGCAAAGCCATGCAAGGCGCCCTGCTGACTACCTGTGTTCTGTTCAGTATATTCCCTTTGATGACCCTCGGATACGACATATTAAAATTGCACCACCGGAAGGTCTGCAGGACAGCGCTAAATACACTGAAAATGCATGTAGTCCCAGTTCTGGTGCTTTGCAAGAGAGAGATCTTGAAGTACAGTACAACAGTGCCTTTTTGGATGCATCAAACTTGTCCAAATCTGCAAAGGGAGAAAGAACTTCCGACAGCTCCACCCATAGCAACAGATGGTTGGCACCATCCATCCGAGATCAGGAAAACTGTGCCTTGCCGGACCAAAGAGACAGTTGTAGCACAACTAATCACAGCCCCCGTAATGAAGCCAGCGCAGAGTACACAAAAGGCAAACTTTCTGTAAGAAATTCACATATGGACAGCACCTGTGAGACTGTTacaaaagtgaaaaagtttGAACCTGGAACTGGGATGCAGAGCAAAAagagttcaaagaaaaaaatgaatgaaactaTATTTTGTTTGGTCTCTATCCCAGTTAAATCAGAATCCAATCTGCCAGATACAGATAGGAACAACAACATAACCCAGAGCCCTGATAAGAATGGGTTTGATAACAATGGGGCTTTGCAAGAACAAAGTCTCTTAAGTATGTCTTCAACGGACTTGGAGTTACAAGCACTTACAGGAAGCATGACCAATAAAAATGAGTTACAAAAACAAGAGCTGTGGAGACCAGAGGAGTTCAAACAAATGAATGACCTCAGATTTATTCAGCCTACAAAACACAGAGAGCTCAAATACTCTGGCTCCTGGCCAGGTGATCAGTACAAAGACCAACAGACACAGACGAGTTTCACCGAAGAACCTAAAAGCCCACAATTTTTACATGGTACAAAGCCTGGGCAGCCCAATAGTAACAAACTGCTGTCTCCAAAGCTTCTAGGATGTACAGCATCCATGACAGGGTCAAAACAGACAGGGTTACCTTCTGATGAGAGAAGCTGCAAACAGAGCGCTTACGGTATGAAGGGTCAGATGTACCTCAGCCAGTCTAGCAACAGTGCGTTTTCCAGGACTGCCACCTCAGTCCTTCAGGCCCCCTCCCTAAAAGCCCACCAGAGCCAGCCCATGCCCCTCCAGGAGAGGGAAACTGGCCTTCTTTCCAAGGTGGATGTAGTTAAAGGAGAAGCAGGCGCTCCCTGCAACAGTAAAGAGCTGTTTGGGCAGTTCCTGTTGAAGCCTGTAAGTCGCCGTCCCTGGGACGCAATAAGTGAGCTGGAAAGTTTTAACAAGGAGCTgcaagggcaggaggagagcacAAGCAGTGAAGAAGATTTGGAAAGTGCTGCGGCTTCTCCGCAGGCAGGTGCCCTTACGCAGAGGAGGGTGTCCAGAAATGAGAAGTCAAACCAGGAGCCAAAACATGGTGGGAAATCGGCAACGGTTGTGCCGGAGGTGCCTGTATTTAAGTCAGGAAGAGTTAAAAGTAAGTCTGAAAGTTGGAGTGTGGGGACAGAGCATGGTGGTGAGCCAGGCTGCATTGGCTCTCAAGGCTCCTCGCAGCCAGGAGGGAGCAGTGAAGGAGTCGGGCCAGCAGATGGAAGTCTGATAACAGAAATGAGGACAGGGGAAGCCAAGAGCAGAACAAGCAAGCAGCCAGTTCCTGTGGGCCCTCTTAACAGAGTTTTGTCCGGTAGCCCAAGCAGTTCATGTCACAGTAATCCTTTCAATAACCCTGTCTTGCAGGAGATGAGTGAAGACCAAAATTACCTAGACTTTGTTAAACTGAGCAAAGGTGCAACTCCCACAAATGATAAGGTATTAGAGAGAAGCTCGGTAGTACGCTTGTCACTAACAAAGAGGAACCACAGGCGCTCTGAGCCGGATTTGAGGTCAGTGGGACTTGATGTAGCCCCAGGACCTGGTGCTAACAATTCTGATCACTCTTCAAATGCAAATGCAGTGGAAATCCCTGTGAATGAGTCATTGCAGGCAAGAGCTGCAAGAATTTTAGGTATAGATATAGCAGTAGAGTCTCTCCTTCCAGATGACCACGTTGGGCCCCAGCCAGGCACTCGCCCTGCAAACAGTGCCCAGGACTTCAAGTCATCAGTGGGGACCACAGTAAGtgacaaagaaggaaaaaaagagggttcTTATGAAGGCAGACGAAAGTGTGGCTGGACAGAGAGTGCTCTCTTTGTGGGAGGCCAAGCTTTATATCCTGATGAATGCCAGACCACTCACCAGGAAGCCAGCACTAAAACACTGGTAACTGAGCAAGTTCTTGAACAACCTGCGAGTCCCAGCCAAGGTGAGGACCAAAACCTCATTTGCAAGTCAGCTGTGTATCAGCATTCAGAAAAGAGAGTCAGAAACACATCAAAGGTGATAGAGACACTCCAAGGCAAGCTCACTTCTCCACCTAGCCGGACTGCCATGGATCGCTTAGTGCGAATGAAAGAAGTTGACTCTGTGTCCCGGATGAGACGTCTGAGCATTAAGAGCGCAGACTCGGGAGAGGAGGTGGATGAGGAGAAGCTGTTGAGGGtacaggaggagaaaggaagcaaaCTGGCAAGCTCAGGGGCTGTTTCCAAGCGTGTTATCTCTCTCAGTGAAAATGGATATTTAGGTGGAATGGACAAGAAGAAGATCgacagagatttttctttag atacgTATGACCCCACCAAAGTTGAAAAGGTGTGA